The following nucleotide sequence is from Halomonas chromatireducens.
CTCAGCCAGCTGATGCCTGTTCGACAAACCGGTCAGCGGGTCGACTCTCCCAAAGGCATGCTGCAGCTCTATCTGGGCCATGACCATGGCGGCAAGGTCACGCAGCGTGGCCTGTTCCTTCTCGGTGACCGCGCGCGGCTCATGACCCAGCACGCACATGGCACCCAGCGTGTGGCCATCACGCGTCAACAGCGGTGCACCAGCGTAAAAGCGTATCCCCGACTGAGCCAGTGGGCTATCTCGGTAGCAGCTGGATTTCAGAAGATCGGGGATGACGAGAACCTGCGAAGAGTCCGACACTTCGGCGCAGGGTGCCTTGTGACGCGGGATTTCGCGGTGTTCGACACCCACCCTCGACTTGAACCATTGGCGGTTCTCATCGGTAAGCGACACGGCCGCAATCGGGAGGTCGAACAGCTGACTTGCCATACGAGTAAGCCGATCGAAACTCTCGCAGGGTGGTGTATCCAGCAGGTTGAGCTGATGAAGCGCGTACAGACGTTCCTGTTCCTGTGTAGACATCGTTGGAAACAGACTCGGTAATGAAAGACGAGGGCAAAATAGCAGCCTGCAATAACCAGCCCCAATGAATGAATTCTATGGAGTCCAGTAAATTTAGGCTCTCATCCACCCTAGCCCTGCCTTCGGCTGATTACCAATTGGTGACCAGGTATCGGCTGAAGGCGAGCACCGCCAGCAGATAGAAGAAGGCCTGGTGCTAGTCGATTCGCTCACGAAGTGACATGGCCCGCTCACGCCTGAGACAGGCTAGACCAGGAGTCAGGCCTTGGTGACGTAGCGCAGAATCTCGACGACCTGGTCGGTAGTAGTAGCCCATGCCATGGCCTGTGCATCGACTTCCTTGAGCGGATGGATGATCTCCTCGCCATGCAGGGTGACATAGGGCTTGCCCAGTGCCGCACAGTAGCCGGCATCGAAAGCGGCATTCCACTGCTTGTACTTGTCACCGAAACGAACCACCACCAGGTCGCTCTGTTCGATCAGCGTCTTGGTGCGGATGGCATTGACCTTGGATGATTTGTGATCGCGCCAGAACGGATTGCTCTCCTCTCCGAGGTGGTCTCCGGCGGCATCGCTGGCCGCATGGTCGGTCACCGCCGAGGTGAAGACAATGTCCAGGCCGGCCGCCTCGGCGCCGCGCTGAATCTCGTCGCGCCAGTCGGTGTGAATTTCACCCGAAAGATAGACGTAAAAGCTCATGATTCCTCCAGCAGAGTTGAATTTTGGGCGACCATCATAGCCTAGGTAACCGCTCTTGACTTCCAGTCGGTGCATTCCCAAGGCGTAAGCCATAGCCTACAGAAAGAGAATCCGTAGGCTGACAGGCGAACCGCAAACAGCCAGCTACACTAGCCACGACTCACAGTCCCCTGCACAGCAGTCGTGAGTTCCCTTGCATTTAGGCCCGCTCCCTGCGGGCTTTTTTTCGAATTCAGGACTGTACCGTTTCAATCAAGCAGGCTGTCACCGACGGCGATGAACTGGCCCCGGCCTTCGAGCAGGGTGGCATTCTGGCCGAAGTATGCCCCTGGGCGAAACGGCTGGGTCTTCATTTCCATCAGGGTCTTGAGCGGCTCGCCGGGGATCGCGATGTTTCCGGTCGCCTGGTCCACCGTGGTGATCTTGCAGCGCTGGCAGGGCTTGCGTATGCCGAAGCGGTAGCCCTCGGGAGAACCAAGCTCACTCCACCCGTCCTCGGCAAAGGGGGCGGCTCCCTCCACCACGATATTGGGGCGAAAGCGGTTCATCGGCAGTGGCGAAAGCCCCTTGCGCTGCAGCGTCTGGTTGAGCGCTGCCAGCGACGCCTCCGAGGCAATCAGGAAGGGGTAGCCATCGGCGAAGGCGGTGTGGGCGTTCTCGCCCTGCTGGTAGAAGGGCTCGACGGCACGACGCTCGTCCGGTGCAAAGCGCACCAGACGCAACCCGCTGCCTTTCCAGTCGCCCAGCACGGTTTTCAACCACTGCGCCGCCTCGGGGCCTTCGTCCAGCGCCCGGCAGGCATCTTCCCAGACATAGGCCGTCAGCGACGGCTGGCCGCTGCGTGCCAGCTCGATGGCCAGCGGCGCCACCTCGGGATGTTCCAGCAGCAGCCGGTCGCTTTCCAGGCGGACTGCGATCCGAGCCATGGCCGGCATCTGCCGCTGGGTCACGAAACGCCCCACATCGTCCACCACCATCCAGTTTCGATCATGGGCGATACCTCGTTCACCGAGTTCCGCCCGCTCCAGGGTAATTCCACTCAGCGACTTGACCGGATACAGATGGATTCCCGAAATCTTCACGTCGACCTCCCCATGTCCTTTACCCCAGTCGTTTACCAGCGTAGCGGCTAGGCGACAGCATACACCTGCCCGTCGTTGAGCCCACTCGCTGTCGCCTGTCCATGCCTCATGCGGCTTCCACCTCGCTGCTACACTGCGTTGGTAACAACCTCAATCATGCGAGGGACAAGCATGTCCGATGTCGTGAAACACCGCCTGGCCCTGCACCTGTCGTGCTCCTCTCTTCGACAAACGGCCCTGCTGGCGACCGCTTCACTGCTGCTGACACTAGCTGCCCCCAGTATCGCCGATGAAGGCCCCATTACCTGGCAGCCGGCCCTGCAGATCGCCAGCGGTGAAGCCCATGTGGGGCCCTGGCGCATGAACAAGTCGGACTTTCGCTACGTGGACGACCCAACGGTTGCCCTGCACCAGGACGGCACCGCAGCGGTACTCTGGGTCGACCAGGCGCAACAGGACGTTTTCTTCCAGGCTATCGATCGTAACGGCGAACCACAGCACGACGAGCCCACCAACGTATCACGCAGCGGCGATACCTTCTCCTGGCTGCCCCGGTTGGTGATCGCTGGCGACGATCCCGACACCCTCTACGTACTCTGGCAGGAGATTATCTTTTCCGGCGGAAGCCATGGCGGCGACATCCTGTTCGCCCGTTCGCAGGATGGCGGCATGACGTTCAGCGAACCACTGAACCTCTCCCGGTCACGGGAAGGCGCCGGCAAGGGGCGGCTGACCGAGCAGCGCTGGGACAATGGCAGCCTGGATCTGGCCGAAGGCCCGGATGGCACCATCTGGGCCGCCTGGACGACCTATGAAGGCGACCTGTACATCAGCCATTCGCAGGATGGCGGCAACACCTTCGCTCAACCCCAGCCGGTCGCCAGGGACGACGCCCGCCCCGCCCGAGCTCCTAGCCTTGCCGTGGATGACGAAGGACGGGTACATCTGGCCTGGAGCGTTGGCGAAGACCCGGCCGCCAACATTCACTACACACTGTCAGACAGCAGCGGGGCCATCCTGGCAGAGCCTGCCGTCGTCGCTACCTCTCGGGGGCACTCGGACGCCCCCTCCCTGGCGGTAGATGCAAACGGTACCTTGCACCTGGCCTATGCCGAGGCCGCCGACGGACCCGGCCAGCCTTCCCGCCTTTACTATACCCGTGCCGACCATGGCGAACGTTTTGCCACCCCTCGGCCATTGGTCGAGGAGCAGAGCGAAGACGCTGCCGGGCATGGGTATCCATCGATTGCAGTGGCCGGAAGTCATGTCCACCTGACCTGGGAGCGCTTCCCCGACCCACGCCAGCGGCCTCGCGGGCTGGGCATCATGCACTCATGGGATAGCGGCGAGACATTTTCGTCCCCCAGCATCGTGCCGGAAAGCGTGGTGGACATCGGCTTCAACGGCAACCTTCAGGGGCTGTTGACCCGCAAGCTCGCGGTGAACCACAACGGCGACATCGCCGTGGTAAACAGCACCTTTCAACCTGACGAGGCCAGCCATGCCTGGTTGATCCGGGGACGGTATGAGCGCTGACAAGCGGGCCGGGATCCGCGACAATGCGGCCCCCCGATGGCAATAGGAGAATCGGCATGTCACAGGCATGGAAGCAGTATCGTAGCGCTCCACAGCCGGGAACGCGCCTCATGCGATTCGAGGAGCTACCGCCCGGAGATACTCGCTCGTTGACCCTTCAGAGCGAGAATGGCAGCTTTCCGCTGCTGCTCTTGCGCCTGGACGAGATCCCTCTCGCATATGTCAACGCCTGCCCTCACCAGTACCTGCCCCTGGACCAACGAGGCAAGCGCGTTCTCAGCCAGGATGGTGAAGCACTTCGCTGCACCAATCACGACGCCACTTTCTCCGCCCGTACCGGTGAGGGGCTTAGCGGCCACGGCGAGGGCTGCGCCCTGGACCCGGTACCGCTGAGCGTCGATGACGACGGTTGGCTGGTGATCGGCAACGCTGAATAGCGCTGGTCTCGCCTGCAAGGCCCTGATGAAAACTATCAGAAAATTTGATGGGCCTTCCCACTTCCCATAGGCCAAATTCATACGTAACCTTTGCTGCTTAGCCTTTTCTTGCCAAGGATGACGCATGTCGCCGGCCGATACGCTCCGCCTGATTCTGCTCTCGTCGCTGTGGGGCATGTCATTCATCTTCATGCGGGTGGCGGTCCCCGAGTTCGGCCCCGTACCGCTGATCCTGGTGCGGATGGGCGTGGGCGCTCTGCTGCTGATTCCGCTGCTGCTCAGCCTGCGCTACCTGAAGCTGGTCTGGGAAAACAAGGGCGGGCTGCTGCTGCTGGGCCTGGTCAATCACGTGCTGCCATTCGTCCTGCTGGCACTGGCCACGGTGCGCCTGGAGGCTGGCTTCACCTCGCTGATCAACGCCACCACCCCGATCTTCACCGCGCTGCTGGGGGCTCTGTTCTTCACGACACCGGTGCAACGCCAGCAGTACCTGGGACTCGCCCTCGCCTTCGCCGGGGTCTATGTGCTCTCTGCCAACCGGCTGGATTTTGCGCTGGGTGGTGACGGCTGGTTCATTCTGTCGGCGCTGGGGGCCACCTTCTGCTATGGCGTCGCCAGCAATTATTCCAAGACCTATCTCTCGCATCTTCCGGTTCGCGTCCTGGCGGCGGGCAGCACGGCGATGTCGGCACTGATCCTGCTCATCCCCGGCCTGCTGCTGTGGCCAACCGAACCCATCAGCGGACTGGCCTGGGCCAACGGCCTGAGCCTTGCGGTGTTCAGTACCACCGTGGCATTCCTGCTCTATTTCGGGCTGATCTCCAGCGCCGGGGCGACAGCCACCTCGACGGTCACCTTCCTGGTACCGGTCAGCGCGCTGCTCTGGGGCTATCTGCTGCTTGGGGAAGTGCTCAGCCTGCAGATACTGGTCGGCATGGCGATTACCTTGGTGGGTACCGCCGTCGCCACTGGCATCCTGCGGCTGCGTCGCCGGACGTTGACCTGACGACCATCCGGGGCTTATTCACCACGCTGTCAGCCAGCGTTGCAGACTGCAAAAAGCCCATAGCAGATGGCATCCCGCTTGCTATGCTCAGGAAGATGCCGGGCATAGTCGCGTCCGCGTTTCACCCACGACGAGCCCCATGGACCATGACGCTTGTCCATGAACCCGGCAGGTCTACTCTGCATGGGGACAAAACCATGAAAAAAACAAACGCAGTGGGCATTGCATTGGCGGGCCTGGTGGTCACTGGCAGCCTGACCTCCACTCTTGCCCTGGCACATTCGTCTGACGCCCTGAAGGGGGAAGATGTCGCCGCACTGGTCGAGTCGATTCGAATTGCCACCCAGCGATTCGAGGACGTCGACGTGGCCTTGGCCGAGGGCTACATTCCTGACCCCACCGGTCAGTGCGTCAGCGCGGCTGCAGAGGGGTTGCCCGCCGAACTCGGAGACATGGGTATCCATTACCTGCGCCCCGACCTGCTAGGAATAACGGCAACCGAGCCGCGGATCGACGGCACCGGAACCCATACCGACTTTCTCAATCCCTCCATCCTGCTCTACGAACCGCAGCAAGACGGCTCACTGGTGCTGGTGGGAGTCGAGAACCTGGTGTTCCAGAAGGCCTGGGAGGAGGCGGGCAATACCGAGCCGCCCACCTTCGCTGGCCGCGCCTGGGACTACATGGCCAACGATCCCGAGACCGCCATCGACGAAGCACACGGCTTCGCTCCTCACTACGACCAGCACGTGTGGTTTCGGGACAATGCTGTCACCCATCTCGAGCCCTTCAACCCACTGGTGAGCTGCGCCCATCACACCCTGTGAAGCGATAGGCTACCGTAGCAGCACTCGGCGGTAACACCAGAGCTCGAAAAAAGGCGGCAGTGGCCAATTCGCCACTGCCGCCTCTTCGCACTCCGGAGAGCCTCAGAAGTTAGGCTTGCGCTTCTCGACGAAGGCGCTCATGCCTTCGCTCTGCTCCTCACCGGCGAAGCAGCAGGCGAACAGGGCCGTTTCCAGGGCCAGGGCGCTGTCCAGGTCCTGGTCCATGCCGTCGTGAACCGCCTGCTTGGCACCGCGCACCGCCAGGGGGCCGTTGCCGGACAGCTGCTTGGTCAGCTCATCGGCATAGGCTTCGAGCTCGGCCTGGGGCATGACGCGGTTGACCAGTCCGATGCGCAGGGCTTCCTGAGCATCGATCTTGCGGCCGGTGGTGACCAGGTCCAGCGCCATGGCCGGACCGACCCGGCGCGGCAGGCGCTGGGTGCCGCCGAAGCCGGGAATGACCCCCAGCAGCACTTCCGGCTGACCGAAGACGGCATTATCGCTGGCTACCGCCCAGTCGCAGGCCAGCGCCAGTTCGCAGCCGCCGCCAAGACAAAAGCCATTCACCAGGGCGACCACCGGCACCGGGAGCGTTTCCAGTCGCTTGATGGTACGCAGTGCCTGGCCGGCGAAGGCCCGCGCCTCCTCCGGCGTCTTCTCGCGCATCTCGGTGATATCGGCACCGGCGACGAAGGACTTCTCGCCGGCGCCGGTAATCAGCACGCCGCGCAGGTCGTCGCGCTTCTCCAGGTCCGTCAAAACCGCTTCCAGCTCGGCGAGCACGGCACTGTTCAGCGCGTTCAATGCCTTGGGCCGGGTGATGGTCAGGCGTACGATGCCATCGCGATCATCAATCTCGATCAGCTTCTCGCTCATGTGGGGCTCCTGATCAATGCAAACGCATTCGTGTTGAAGGGATACCGACCTACCCTAGCGAACGCTTGGTAGGTCGGCAATCCTTTCTTTCGTCGGGGAAACGCTATCGCAGTTGGAGTCACGGCACTCAAATAACGGGGCTGATCCGCGGGCAGGCCTACGCGGAGGCGCTGTAAACCCATCCCTGGGCGCTACTTTTTCCTTCCCTGGAAAAAGACCTCCGCTTCGACCTGCCCACGGCGCCCCTCGAGGTGCCCTGGTAACCCTTACTCTGTTTGACGAGAGCGAATTCAGTTGTATACGTGGAAGCCTCGCCCACTCTTCCGCCCCAGGTAGCCGGCGGCCACCATGCGCCGGAGCAACGGGCAGGGCCGGTACTTGGGATCGCCGAAGCCCTCCTGCAGCACCTCCATGATCGCCAGGCAGACATCCAGGCCGATCAGGTCTCCCAGCGCCAGCGGCCCCATGGGGTGGGCGGCACCGAGCTTCATCGACTGGTCGATGTCCTCGGCGGTCGCAGCCCCTTCCTGCAGCAGGAAAGCGGCTTCGTTGATCATGGGCACCAGCAGGCGGTTGACGGCGAAGCCCGGCGAGTCGGCGATGGCTACTGCGGTCTTGCCCAGGGCCTCGGCCAACGCCTCGATCTGCGCCACGGTGGCATCAGAGGTCTGCTCGGCGCGAATCACCTCGACCAGCTTGAGTACCGGTACCGGGTTGAAGAAGTGCATGCCCACCACACGCTCGGGACGCTCGCACACCGCGGCAAGCCGGGTCAGCGACAGCGATGAGGTGTTGGAGGCAAGGATTGCCTCATGGCTCAGGCGGCTGAGGTCGCGGAACAGTTTTTCCTTCAGCGCCGGCTGCTCCGGTGCTGCTTCGATGATCACGGCACAGTCGCGCAGGGCGTCCAGGGCCGTGGTCACCGCCAACCGCTCCAGAGCCGACCCCTTGTCGGCCTCGGAGAGCTTCTCCTTGGCCACCAGCTTGCCCAGCCCCTTGTCGATAGCCGCCTGGGCACGGGTAAGCTGTTCGTCGGCCACGTCATAGAGCTGAACCGAGAAGCCGCTTGTCGCCAGAACCTGTGCAATGCCCTGCCCCATGGTCCCCGCGCCGACCACACCAATCTGCTGTGAGTTCATCTATTCACTCTCCTGTAGGCGTTATGACTTGCGCGCTTCTTCACGCAGCACGAACTTCTGGATCTTGCCGGTGGAGGTCTTGGGCAGTTCGCTGAAGATCACCGTCTTGGGCACCTTGAAGCGGGCCAGGTGCTCCCGGCAGTGCGCGATGATGTCCGCTTCGGTGACCTCGCCGTAGCCCACCTTGAGCTTGACGAAGGCGCAGGGGGTCTCACCCCACTTCTCGTCGGGCTTGGCCACCACCGCGGCCTCTTCCACGGCCGGGTGCGAATAGATGGCGTTTTCCACCTCGATGGTGGAGATGTTCTCGCCACCGGAGATGATGATGTCCTTGGAGCGGTCCTTGATCTCGATGTAGCCGTCCGCATGCCAGACCGCCAGGTCGCCGGTGTGATACCAGCCGCCCTCCAGAGCCTGCTCGGTTGCCGCCTCGTTCTTGAGGTAGCCCTTCATCACGTTGTTGCCACGCATCAGGATCTCGCCAACGGTCTCGCCGTCCTTGGGTACGGGCTCCAGGGTATTGGGATCGGCGACACAAAGCGCTTCGAGCATGTGGTAGCGCACGCCCTGGCGCGACTTGATCTTCGCCCGCTCCTCCATCGGCAGTTCATCCCACGCCTCACGCCAGGCACAGACGGTCACCGGGCCATAGACCTCGGTGAGGCCGTAGACGTGGGTCACCTCGATGCCCATCTTCTCCACACCGGAGATCACCGAGGCGGGAGGCGCGGCACCGGCGGTGGTGACCTTCACCGGATGGTCGAAGTCGCGCTTGTCCTCATCGGGGAGATTGACCAGGCCGTTGAGCACGATGGGCGCGCCGCTGAAATGGGTCACACCCTCGTCGGCGATAAGCGCCATGATCTTCCTGGGATCGACCCTGCGTAGGCACACGCTGGTACCGGCATTGGCAGCGATGGTCCAGGGGAAGCACCAGCCGTTGCAGTGGAACATCGGCAGCGTCCAGAGATAGATCGGGTGGTGTGGCATGGCCCACTCGAGGATATTGCTTACCGCATTCAGGTAGGCGCCGCGGTGATGGTAGACCACCCCCTTGGGCTTGCCGGTGGTGCCGGAGGTGTAGTTGAGCGAGATCGCCTGCCACTCATCCTCGGGCAGCCGGTAGGCGTAGTCCGGGTCGCCTTCGGCCAGCAGCGCCTCGTACTCCAGCCCACCGATATGGCGGACTTCGCCCTCGAAGAGGGCATCGTCGACGTCGATCACCAGCGGCTTGATGGCCAGCTGTGAGACAGCTTCCTCGACGACGTCGGCAAACTCCGGGTCCACCAGCACCACCTGGGCCTCACCGTGCTCGAGCATGTAGGCGATGGCCTCGGCATCGAGGCGGATGTTCAGCGTATTGAGCACGCAGCCGGCCAGCGGCACGCCGAAGTGCGCCTCGAACATGGCGGGCACATTGGGCAGCATGGCGGCTACCGTCTCGCCTGGCTTGATGCCGCGTTTTTCCAGCGCCGAGGCGAGCCGGCGACAGCGCGTCCAGGTCTCGCTCCAACTGCGGCGGACGTCACCATGCACCACCGCCGGATAATCCGGGTAGATGGAAGCGCTGCGCTCGATGAAGGTCAGCGGCGACAGTGGTACGTGGTTGGCCTGCGTCTTGGGCAGGCCCTGTTCGAAGATGCTGTTGTTCATGGTGGGCTCCGGGTGAGTATCTTTTGTATTGGTGCTGAATTCACCGGCTGCCGGTAAGGCAACCGGAGGTAAGCTGCTCAGGGAAGCGTGACCTCGTAGTCGGCCAGGCATGCCATTCCTGCTTCGATCACGCTGCGGTTGGCTCGGCCGACCGGCAGCCACTGGCGCAGGGCGAAATCGGCCGCGGCCAGCTTGGCCTGGTAGAACGGCTCGTTGCTGCCTGCCGCTTGAGCGGCACGGGCCTTGAGTGCGGCCCGCCCCATCTGCCAGGCGCACAGCACGTGACCTGCCAGGCTAAGGAACGGTGTGGCGTAGGCCTGAATGGCATCCGGCCCTAGCTCGGAATCAGAGCCCTGCTCGAGCACGCGCTGCATGGCAGCCTCCAGATCGGCGGCCCCGGCGGCCAGGCTCTCGCCGAGGGCGGCGAGCTCGCCGTCCTCACGCAGTTCGCTGGCGGTGGCCTCGACCTCCTCGATCAGCCCGGCCAGGGCGGCACCACCATCGCGCTGAAGCTTGCGGCCGGCCAGGTCGAGTGCCTGGATGCCGTTGGTGCCCTCGTAGATGGGCGCAATGCGAGCATCGCGCAGCAGCTGTGCGGCGCCGGTCTCCTCAATGAAGCCCATGCCACCGTGAACCTGTACGCCCATGGAGGCGATGTCCACGGCCTGGTCAGTGGAGAATGCCTTGACTACGGGAATCAACACGTCGGCACGGGCCTGGGCAACCTCACGCTCGCCATCGCCACCATGTCGCGCCACGTCGAGCTGGGCCGCACAGTAGAGCGCCAGGGCACGCAGGGCGTCGGTGCGAGCGCGCATGGAAAGCAGCATGCGCCGCACGTCGAGGTGCTCGCTGATGGTGGCTTCCCTACCGCGGACCTTGCCCTGCACCCGATCCAGCGCATAGGCGAAGGCATGCTGGCAGGCGCGCTCGGCCACGCCGATACCCTGAATGCCAACCTTGTGACGCGCTTCGTTCATCATGGTGAACATGTGGTTGAGGCCGCGCCCCTCCTCGCCCACCAGGTAGCCAATGGCACCGTCGCCATCGCCGAAGCTCAGGGTGCAGGTGGGCGAGCCGTGGATGCCGAGCTTGTGCTCGATGGAGGCACAGGTCACGTCGTTGCGCTCACCCAACGAGCCGTCGGCATTGACCAGGAACTTGGGCACCAGGAACAGCGAAATGCCCTTGTTGCCTTCCGGCGCATCCGGTTTGCGTGCCAGCACCAGGTGAACGATGTTCTCGGCGGCATCGTGCTCGCCCCAGGTAATGAATATCTTCTGGCCGAACAATCGGAAATGATCGCCCTCTTCATCAGGGCATGGAACAGCCCGGGTGCGCACCTTGGAAAGATCGGAGCCGGCCTGGGGCTCGGTGAGGTTCATCGTACCGGTCCAACTCCCCTCCACCAGCTTGGGCAGGTAGGACGCCTTGAGCGCGTCGCTGCCATGGTGTGCCAGTGCCTCGATGGCGCCGGCGGTGAGCATTGGACAGAGTCCCAGTGCCATGTTCGCGCCGTGAAGCATCTCCTGTACCGAACTTGCCACCACTTCGGGCAGACCCTGGCCGCCCAGCGCCTCGGAGACGCCGATGCCGTTCCAACCGCCCTCGGCATAAGCCTGATAGGCCTCGATGAAGCCATCGGGCAGTGTCACGCCGCCATCACTACGGCGGGTGCAGCCCTGCTGGTCGCCGCTGGCATTCAGCGGCCCCCATACCTCGCCCGCCAGCCTGGCTGCCTCCTCCAGCACCGCTTCAACCAGGTCGGGGCTGGCCTCTTCGAAACCAGGCAGGGCGAGCGAACGGTGCTCGAGCAGTTCCTCGAGCACGAAGCGAAGATCGCGAACAGGAGCAACAAAGGGGAACATGGCGACACCTCAAAAAAATGATAGCAGAAATAGTAGATTCACTACTTTTCGTTAACCATTATCCCTAGGTCGCAGGCAATTAACCAGTCAAAGGCAACTCACCCGACAAAGGCAGTGCGCCCGATACACAGGTATCGGGCGCAGAAAAATGACGGGGCGGACTATTCAATCGCTTCAGTCGCGGGAGGAGCTCGTCGTCTCGTCAACCAGCTGCTCATGATCGGGCGCTTCCGCGTGACGCG
It contains:
- a CDS encoding YtoQ family protein, yielding MSFYVYLSGEIHTDWRDEIQRGAEAAGLDIVFTSAVTDHAASDAAGDHLGEESNPFWRDHKSSKVNAIRTKTLIEQSDLVVVRFGDKYKQWNAAFDAGYCAALGKPYVTLHGEEIIHPLKEVDAQAMAWATTTDQVVEILRYVTKA
- a CDS encoding MOSC domain-containing protein, with the protein product MKISGIHLYPVKSLSGITLERAELGERGIAHDRNWMVVDDVGRFVTQRQMPAMARIAVRLESDRLLLEHPEVAPLAIELARSGQPSLTAYVWEDACRALDEGPEAAQWLKTVLGDWKGSGLRLVRFAPDERRAVEPFYQQGENAHTAFADGYPFLIASEASLAALNQTLQRKGLSPLPMNRFRPNIVVEGAAPFAEDGWSELGSPEGYRFGIRKPCQRCKITTVDQATGNIAIPGEPLKTLMEMKTQPFRPGAYFGQNATLLEGRGQFIAVGDSLLD
- a CDS encoding sialidase family protein, which encodes MSDVVKHRLALHLSCSSLRQTALLATASLLLTLAAPSIADEGPITWQPALQIASGEAHVGPWRMNKSDFRYVDDPTVALHQDGTAAVLWVDQAQQDVFFQAIDRNGEPQHDEPTNVSRSGDTFSWLPRLVIAGDDPDTLYVLWQEIIFSGGSHGGDILFARSQDGGMTFSEPLNLSRSREGAGKGRLTEQRWDNGSLDLAEGPDGTIWAAWTTYEGDLYISHSQDGGNTFAQPQPVARDDARPARAPSLAVDDEGRVHLAWSVGEDPAANIHYTLSDSSGAILAEPAVVATSRGHSDAPSLAVDANGTLHLAYAEAADGPGQPSRLYYTRADHGERFATPRPLVEEQSEDAAGHGYPSIAVAGSHVHLTWERFPDPRQRPRGLGIMHSWDSGETFSSPSIVPESVVDIGFNGNLQGLLTRKLAVNHNGDIAVVNSTFQPDEASHAWLIRGRYER
- a CDS encoding Rieske (2Fe-2S) protein translates to MSQAWKQYRSAPQPGTRLMRFEELPPGDTRSLTLQSENGSFPLLLLRLDEIPLAYVNACPHQYLPLDQRGKRVLSQDGEALRCTNHDATFSARTGEGLSGHGEGCALDPVPLSVDDDGWLVIGNAE
- a CDS encoding DMT family transporter; its protein translation is MSPADTLRLILLSSLWGMSFIFMRVAVPEFGPVPLILVRMGVGALLLIPLLLSLRYLKLVWENKGGLLLLGLVNHVLPFVLLALATVRLEAGFTSLINATTPIFTALLGALFFTTPVQRQQYLGLALAFAGVYVLSANRLDFALGGDGWFILSALGATFCYGVASNYSKTYLSHLPVRVLAAGSTAMSALILLIPGLLLWPTEPISGLAWANGLSLAVFSTTVAFLLYFGLISSAGATATSTVTFLVPVSALLWGYLLLGEVLSLQILVGMAITLVGTAVATGILRLRRRTLT
- a CDS encoding enoyl-CoA hydratase-related protein produces the protein MSEKLIEIDDRDGIVRLTITRPKALNALNSAVLAELEAVLTDLEKRDDLRGVLITGAGEKSFVAGADITEMREKTPEEARAFAGQALRTIKRLETLPVPVVALVNGFCLGGGCELALACDWAVASDNAVFGQPEVLLGVIPGFGGTQRLPRRVGPAMALDLVTTGRKIDAQEALRIGLVNRVMPQAELEAYADELTKQLSGNGPLAVRGAKQAVHDGMDQDLDSALALETALFACCFAGEEQSEGMSAFVEKRKPNF
- a CDS encoding 3-hydroxybutyryl-CoA dehydrogenase, with amino-acid sequence MNSQQIGVVGAGTMGQGIAQVLATSGFSVQLYDVADEQLTRAQAAIDKGLGKLVAKEKLSEADKGSALERLAVTTALDALRDCAVIIEAAPEQPALKEKLFRDLSRLSHEAILASNTSSLSLTRLAAVCERPERVVGMHFFNPVPVLKLVEVIRAEQTSDATVAQIEALAEALGKTAVAIADSPGFAVNRLLVPMINEAAFLLQEGAATAEDIDQSMKLGAAHPMGPLALGDLIGLDVCLAIMEVLQEGFGDPKYRPCPLLRRMVAAGYLGRKSGRGFHVYN
- a CDS encoding acyl-CoA synthetase gives rise to the protein MNNSIFEQGLPKTQANHVPLSPLTFIERSASIYPDYPAVVHGDVRRSWSETWTRCRRLASALEKRGIKPGETVAAMLPNVPAMFEAHFGVPLAGCVLNTLNIRLDAEAIAYMLEHGEAQVVLVDPEFADVVEEAVSQLAIKPLVIDVDDALFEGEVRHIGGLEYEALLAEGDPDYAYRLPEDEWQAISLNYTSGTTGKPKGVVYHHRGAYLNAVSNILEWAMPHHPIYLWTLPMFHCNGWCFPWTIAANAGTSVCLRRVDPRKIMALIADEGVTHFSGAPIVLNGLVNLPDEDKRDFDHPVKVTTAGAAPPASVISGVEKMGIEVTHVYGLTEVYGPVTVCAWREAWDELPMEERAKIKSRQGVRYHMLEALCVADPNTLEPVPKDGETVGEILMRGNNVMKGYLKNEAATEQALEGGWYHTGDLAVWHADGYIEIKDRSKDIIISGGENISTIEVENAIYSHPAVEEAAVVAKPDEKWGETPCAFVKLKVGYGEVTEADIIAHCREHLARFKVPKTVIFSELPKTSTGKIQKFVLREEARKS
- a CDS encoding acyl-CoA dehydrogenase, with protein sequence MFPFVAPVRDLRFVLEELLEHRSLALPGFEEASPDLVEAVLEEAARLAGEVWGPLNASGDQQGCTRRSDGGVTLPDGFIEAYQAYAEGGWNGIGVSEALGGQGLPEVVASSVQEMLHGANMALGLCPMLTAGAIEALAHHGSDALKASYLPKLVEGSWTGTMNLTEPQAGSDLSKVRTRAVPCPDEEGDHFRLFGQKIFITWGEHDAAENIVHLVLARKPDAPEGNKGISLFLVPKFLVNADGSLGERNDVTCASIEHKLGIHGSPTCTLSFGDGDGAIGYLVGEEGRGLNHMFTMMNEARHKVGIQGIGVAERACQHAFAYALDRVQGKVRGREATISEHLDVRRMLLSMRARTDALRALALYCAAQLDVARHGGDGEREVAQARADVLIPVVKAFSTDQAVDIASMGVQVHGGMGFIEETGAAQLLRDARIAPIYEGTNGIQALDLAGRKLQRDGGAALAGLIEEVEATASELREDGELAALGESLAAGAADLEAAMQRVLEQGSDSELGPDAIQAYATPFLSLAGHVLCAWQMGRAALKARAAQAAGSNEPFYQAKLAAADFALRQWLPVGRANRSVIEAGMACLADYEVTLP